The following are encoded together in the Brassica napus cultivar Da-Ae chromosome A9, Da-Ae, whole genome shotgun sequence genome:
- the LOC106416795 gene encoding glutamate decarboxylase 4, which yields MVLSKTASETDASIHSTFASRYVRISLPRFEMPENSIPKEAAYQIINDELMLDGNPRLNLASFVTTWMEPECDKLMMESINKNYVDMDEYPVTTELQNRCVNMIARLFNAPLDDGEAAVGVGTVGSSEAIMLAGLAFKRQWQNKRKAQGLPYDKPNIVTGANVQVCWEKFARYFEVELKEVKLREGYYVMDPEKAVEMVDENTICVAAILGSTLTGEFEDVKLLNDLLVEKNKLTGWNTGIHVDAASGGFIAPFLYPELEWDFRLPLVKSINVSGHKYGLVYAGIGWVVWRTKSDLPEELIFHINYLGADQPTFTLNFSKGSSQVIAQYYQLIRLGFEGYRNVMDNCRENMMVLREGLEKTGRFNIVSKENGVPLVAFSLKDNSRHDEFEVAETLRRFGWIVPAYTMPADAEHVTVLRVVIREDFSRTLAERLVADFEKVLRELDTLPAKVHAKMANGKAKGVKKTEEETTREVTAYWKKFVETKKTNKNKIC from the exons ATGGTTTTGTCTAAGACAGCTTCTGAAACTGATGCTTCAATCCATTCAACTTTTGCTTCTCGTTACGTCCGCATCTCTCTCCCACG attcGAGATGCCTGAGAACTCTATCCCTAAGGAAGCAGCGTATCAGATCATCAACGATGAGCTAATGCTCGACGGTAACCCTAGGCTAAACCTAGCCTCTTTCGTAACCACGTGGATGGAGCCAGAGTGTGACAAACTCATGATGGAATCCATCAACAAGAACTACGTTGACATGGACGAGTACCCTGTCACCACCGAGCTTCAGAACCGATGCGTCAACATGATTGCGCGTCTCTTTAACGCTCCGCTCGATGACGGCGAGGCAGCGGTTGGTGTCGGCACCGTGGGATCGTCGGAGGCGATTATGTTAGCCGGGTTGGCTTTTAAGAGACAGTGGCAGAACAAGCGTAAGGCCCAAGGGCTTCCTTATGACAAGCCCAATATCGTAACCGGAGCTAATGTTCAG GTTTGCTGGGAGAAATTCGCAAGGTATTTCGAAGTGGAACTTAAGGAAGTGAAGCTAAGAGAAGGATACTACGTGATGGACCCTGAAAAGGCAGTCGAAATGGTAGACGAGAACACCATTTGTGTAGCAGCCATTCTAGGTTCGACGCTAACCGGAGAGTTCGAGGACGTTAAGCTCCTCAACGACCTCCTAGTCGAGAAAAACAAGCTAACCGG ATGGAATACGGGGATTCACGTGGATGCAGCGAGTGGTGGGTTTATTGCACCGTTCTTGTATCCGGAGCTGGAGTGGGACTTTCGGTTACCATTGGTTAAGAGCATAAATGTGAGTGGTCACAAATACGGTTTGGTTTATGCCGGAATCGGTTGGGTTGTGTGGAGAACCAAATCTGATCTGCCGGAAGAACTTATCTTCCACATCAATTATCTTGGCGCTGATCAACCCACCTTCACTCTCAACTTCTCCAAAG GTTCGAGTCAAGTGATTGCTCAGTACTACCAGCTGATTCGTCTTGGATTCGAG GGATATCGTAACGTGATGGATAATTGCCGCGAAAACATGATGGTCCTAAGAGAAGGATTAGAGAAAACTGGACGTTTCAACATTGTCTCCAAAGAAAACGGTGTTCCTTTAGTGGCGTTTTCTCTAAAAGACAATAGCCGCCACGACGAGTTCGAAGTGGCCGAAACTCTCCGCCGCTTCGGGTGGATCGTTCCGGCCTACACGATGCCCGCGGATGCAGAACACGTCACCGTCCTCCGAGTGGTGATTCGAGAAGATTTCTCTCGAACCTTAGCCGAGAGATTGGTCGCAGACTTTGAGAAGGTTCTTCGCGAGCTCGATACACTTCCGGCGAAGGTTCACGCCAAGATGGCTAATGGAAAAGCTAAAGGTGTTAAGAAGACGGAGGAGGAGACGACGAGGGAAGTTACGGCATATTGGAAGAAGTTTGTGGAGACAAAGAAGACTAACAAGAACAAGATTTGCTAA
- the LOC106416372 gene encoding protein NRT1/ PTR FAMILY 8.4 has translation MGSIEEERPLFEQGFVLLQEVKLYAEDGSVDIHGNPPLKQKTGNWKACPFILGNECCERLAYYGIAKNLVTYFTTKLHETNVSAARHVMIWQGTCYITPLIGALIADAYWGRYWTIACFSAIYFTGMATLTLSASLPGLKPAECIGSLCPPATTTQYSVFFAGLYLISLGTGGIKPCVSSFGADQFDDTDPHERPSKTSFFNWFYFSINIGAFVSSTLLVWVQENCGWGLGFLIPTVVMGLSLVSFFCGTPLYRFQKPGGSPVTRVCQVLVAAYLKMSLKFDEEDHTLLFETQDKHSAIPGSRKIEHTDGYKCLDKAAVITEHDVTNGVTPNPWKLCTVTQVEEVKILLRMFPIWVSGIVFTALQSQIYTLFVQQGRSMKHTIGSFEIPPATLGMFDTASVLICIPIYDKVLVPFVRRFTGRAKGFTDLQRMGVGLLVSVLSMAAAAIVETKRLRVLGAMNIFWQVPQYFLMGTAEVFFYIGQVEFYYEQSPDAMRSLCSALPLLSTAFGSYLSSLILSLVAYFTTMDGQDGWIPSEDIDKGHLDYFFWLLVCFGCVNIPVFVFFSVKHLQKKAA, from the exons ATGGGTTCCATCGAAGAGGAAAGACCCCTCTTCGAACAAGGTTTTGTATTATTACAG GAAGTGAAACTGTATGCTGAAGATGGTTCAGTGGATATCCATGGAAACCCACCATTAAAGCAGAAAACAGGAAACTGGAAAGCTTGTCCATTCATTCTCg GCAATGAATGCTGCGAACGCTTAGCTTACTACGGTATTGCCAAGAATCTAGTCACTTACTTCACGACAAAATTGCATGAGACAAATGTATCTGCGGCAAGGCATGTCATGATATGGCAAGGGACTTGTTACATCACTCCTCTCATTGGAGCTTTAATAGCTGATGCTTACTGGGGAAGATACTGGACTATTGCTTGTTTCTCTGCCATTTATTTCACC GGAATGGCGACACTGACACTCTCAGCTTCACTCCCGGGCCTTAAGCCAGCTGAATGCATTGGTTCTCTATGCCCACCAGCAACAACAACTCAGTATTCAGTGTTCTTTGCCGGTCTTTACCTTATCTCACTCGGTACTGGAGGCATAAAACCATGTGTCTCATCTTTTGGTGCTGATCAGTTTGATGACACTGACCCTCATGAACGACCAAGTAAAACTTCTTTCTTTAACTGGTTTTACTTCTCCATCAACATCGGGGCTTTTGTCTCATCTACTCTTCTAGTGTGGGTTCAAGAGAACTGTGGGTGGGGTCTAGGGTTCTTGATCCCTACTGTTGTCATGGGGCTCTCTCTCGTGAGTTTCTTCTGTGGTACTCCGCTTTATAGGTTTCAGAAACCGGGAGGCAGCCCGGTTACTAGGGTCTGCCAAGTTCTTGTAGCTGCTTATCTTAAAATGAGTCTCAAGTTTGATGAAGAAGACCATACACTTCTGTTTGAAACACAAGACAAGCACTCCGCAATACCTGGAAGCAGGAAGATTGAGCACACAGACGGTTACAA GTGTCTTGACAAAGCCGCAGTTATTACAGAACATGATGTCACAAATGGTGTCACTCCTAACCCATGGAAGCTATGTACTGTGACTCAAGTAGAAGAAGTTAAGATTCTGTTACGTATGTTTCCCATCTGGGTCTCCGGCATCGTGTTCACAGCGCTCCAGTCTCAGATATACACCCTCTTCGTGCAGCAAGGACGGTCCATGAAACATACCATAGGCTCATTTGAGATTCCTCCCGCTACACTCGGGATGTTCGACACTGCAAGTGTGCTCATATGTATCCCAATCTACGACAAAGTCCTCGTTCCCTTTGTGAGACGGTTCACAGGCAGAGCAAAGGGATTCACTGATCTACAACGCATGGGAGTTGGACTTCTTGTCTCTGTCTTGAGCATGGCAGCTGCAGCTATTGTCGAGACAAAGAGGCTACGTGTTCTCGGAGCAATGAACATCTTTTGGCAGGTTCCTCAGTACTTTCTTATGGGCACAGCGGAGGTTTTCTTCTACATTGGTCAGGTTGAGTTTTACTACGAGCAGTCTCCTGACGCGATGAGGAGCTTGTGTAGTGCCTTGCCGCTTCTCTCTACTGCCTTTGGGAGCTATCTGAGCTCGTTGATCCTCTCGCTTGTGGCGTATTTCACGACAATGGATGGTCAAGATGGTTGGATTCCTTCAGAGGACATTGATAAAGGACATCTTGACTACTTCTTCTGGCTTTTGGTCTGTTTTGGTTGTGTGAATATTCCtgtttttgtcttcttctctgtcAAGCACTTGCAGAAAAAGGCTGCTTAA
- the LOC106418484 gene encoding protein NRT1/ PTR FAMILY 8.3 → MGSIEEEEAPLIEQGLISQAPKLYAEDGSVDLHGNPPLKAKTGNWKACPFILGNECCERLAYYGIAGNLITYLTTKLHQGNVSAATNVTTWQGTCYLTPLIGAVLADAYWGRYWTIACFSGIYFIGMSALTLSASVPALKPAECIGTYCPSATPAQYAMFFSGLYLIALGTGGIKPCVSSFGADQFDDTDSRERVRKASFFNWFYFSINIGALVSSSLLVWIQENRGWGLGFGIPTVFMGLAIVSFFFGTPLYRFQKPGGSPITRISQVVVASFRKSTLKVPEDAALLYETQDKNSAIAGSRKIEHTDDCKYLDKAAVISDEESKSGDFSNSWRLCTVTQVEELKILIRMFPIWASGIIFSAVYAQMSTMFVQQGRAMDCKIGSFQLPPAALGTFDTASVIIWVPLYDRFIVPLARRFTGVDKGFTEIQRMGIGLFVSVLCMAAAAIIEIIRLRLADELGLVESGAPVPISVLWQIPQYFILGAAEVFYFIGQLEFFYDQSPDAMRSLCSALALLTNALGNYLSSLILTLVTYFTTRNGGEGWISDNLNTGHLDYFFWLLAGLSLVNMAVYFFSAAKYKQKKAS, encoded by the exons ATGG GttccattgaagaagaagaagcgccTCTCATCGAACAAGGTTTAATCTCACAG GCACCGAAACTGTATGCTGAAGATGGTTCAGTAGACCTTCATGGGAACCCACCACTGAAGGCTAAAACAGGAAACTGGAAAGCTTGCCCTTTCATTCTcg GCAATGAGTGCTGCGAGAGGCTAGCTTACTATGGTATCGCCGGGAACCTAATCACTTACCTCACCACTAAACTACACCAAGGAAACGTCTCCGCTGCTACAAACGTCACCACATGGCAAGGCACTTGCTATCTCACCCCTCTCATCGGTGCTGTCCTAGCCGATGCTTACTGGGGTCGTTACTGGACCATCGCTTGTTTCTCCGGCATTTACTTCATC ggCATGTCTGCACTAACTCTCTCAGCTTCAGTTCCAGCACTGAAGCCAGCAGAATGCATTGGCACCTACTGTCCATCAGCAACGCCAGCTCAGTACGCCATGTTCTTCAGCGGGCTTTACCTGATCGCCCTCGGCACTGGAGGCATCAAACCATGCGTCTCATCCTTCGGTGCAGACCAGTTCGACGACACTGACTCGCGAGAGCGAGTCAGAAAAGCTTCCTTCTTCAACTGGTTTTACTTCTCCATCAACATTGGAGCGCTCGTGTCCTCTAGTCTTCTAGTTTGGATCCAAGAGAATCgcgggtggggtttagggtttggtataCCGACAGTGTTCATGGGTCTAGCCATTGTGAGTTTCTTCTTTGGCACGCCGCTTTACAGGTTTCAGAAGCCTGGAGGCAGCCCCATAACTCGCATCTCCCAAGTCGTGGTTGCGTCCTTCCGTAAATCGACTCTTAAAGTCCCTGAAGACGCTGCACTTTTGTATGAAACGCAGGACAAGAACTCTGCTATTGCTGGAAGTAGAAAGATCGAACATACCGATGATTGCAAGTATCTTGACAAAGCTGCTGTTATTTCAGATGAAGAATCCAAATCAGGAGACTTTTCAAACTCGTGGAGACTATGCACTGTCACTCAAGTGGAAGAACTCAAGATTCTGATCCGTATGTTCCCAATATGGGCCTCTGGTATCATCTTCTCAGCTGTATACGCTCAGATGTCAACCATGTTTGTTCAGCAAGGCCGAGCCATGGACTGCAAGATCGGCTCCTTCCAGCTTCCTCCAGCGGCGCTAGGGACGTTCGACACTGCTAGCGTCATCATCTGGGTTCCGCTCTACGATAGGTTCATCGTCCCTTTAGCTAGACGTTTCACTGGAGTAGACAAAGGGTTCACAGAGATACAGAGAATGGGAATAGGGCTATTCGTCTCTGTTCTATGCATGGCGGCTGCAGCTATCATTGAGATCATCAGGCTCCGTTTAGCCGACGAGCTCGGGTTGGTTGAGTCCGGAGCTCCGGTTCCTATATCCGTGTTGTGGCAGATTCCGCAGTACTTCATCCTCGGTGCAGCGGAAGTGTTTTACTTCATTGGCCAGCTTGAGTTTTTCTATGATCAGTCTCCAGATGCGATGAGGAGTTTGTGCAGTGCTTTGGCTCTTTTGACCAATGCTCTTGGGAACTACTTGAGTTCGTTGATCCTCACGCTTGTGACTTACTTCACGACGAGGAATGGTGGTGAAGGTTGGATCTCGGATAATCTGAATACGGGTCATCTTGATTACTTCTTCTGGCTTTTGGCGGGTCTTAGTCTTGTCAACATGGCGGTTTACTTCTTCTCTGCGGCTAAGTATAAGCAGAAGAAGGCTTCGTAG
- the LOC106418688 gene encoding NADH dehydrogenase [ubiquinone] 1 beta subcomplex subunit 7, with amino-acid sequence MEVPGSSKKMIATQEEMVAAKVPLGYRDQCAHLLIPLNKCRQAEFFLPWKCEDERHVYEKCEYELVMERMLAMQKIREEEAKAKQNKLQGNGVPLIPKTANA; translated from the coding sequence ATGGAGGTTCCCGGTTCATCGAAGAAGATGATCGCAACGCAAGAAGAGATGGTCGCAGCAAAAGTACCGCTCGGTTACAGAGACCAGTGCGCGCATCTCCTGATTCCGCTCAACAAATGTCGCCAGGCAGAGTTTTTCCTCCCGTGGAAGTGCGAGGACGAGCGCCACGTGTACGAGAAGTGCGAGTACGAGCTCGTCATGGAGAGGATGCTAGCGATGCAGAAGATCCGCGAGGAAGAAGCCAAAGCGAAACAGAATAAGCTACAAGGGAACGGCGTTCCCCTAATCCCTAAGACCGCTAATGCTTAG
- the LOC106417994 gene encoding putative Myb family transcription factor At1g14600: protein MGKRGGKNGNENYDGVGFNGQGGSGVRSYVRSPVPRLKWTPDLHRCFVNAVDMLGGQHRATPKLVLKMMDVKGLTISHVKSHLQMHRGSKLTLGKPEENSLFSIRRQDTEEDYLQDYLSLHTRNDCPTGFHTFSLSSHSSLRRGRRKGHTSESRGGDDVDDSLHIMNMKTNGTTTFPSHHFHQNTEKETNPWHEHEHEHKHEHEEEELSLSLSLNHHHLRSNGSSVSETSDAVSTCSAPFVNKDCFGSSPKIDLDLNLSISLLGS from the exons atgggTAAGCGTGGTGGGAAAAATGGTAACGAAAACTATGACGGCGTTGGTTTTAATGGTCAAGGAGGCAGTGGAGTTAGGTCATACGTACGGTCTCCGGTGCCTAGACTCAAGTGGACGCCGGATCTCCACCGTTGTTTTGTTAACGCCGTCGATATGCTTGGTGGCCAACATC GAGCTACTCCAAAGCTTGTTCTTAAGATGATGGATGTAAAGGGACTCACCATTTCACATGTCAAGAGCCATCTTCAG ATGCATAGAGGTTCTAAACTCACTTTGGGTAAACCAG aggaaAACTCTTTATTTTCAATAAGAAGACAAGACACCGAAGAGGATTATCTTCAGGACTACTTGTCTTTACACACAAGGAATGATTGTCCTACGGGTTTTCACACCTTTTCTCTTTCTTCACATTCTTCTCTtag aagaggaagaagaaaggggCATACTTCAGAGTCTCGTGGTGGAGATGATGTTGATGACTCTCTTCACATCATGAACATGAAGACGAACGGAACGACGACGTTTCCATCACATCATTTCCACCAg AATACAGAGAAGGAGACAAACCCTTGGCATGAACACGAACACGAACataaacatgaacatgaagaagaagaactgtCGTTGTCCCTGTCGTTGAATCATCATCATTTGAGAAGCAACGGATCATCAGTGAGCGAAACAAGTGACGCGGTCTCCACATGTTCAGCACCATTCGTCAACAAAGATTGCTTCGGTTCTTCACCAAAGATTGATCTCGACCTTAACCTTTCAATTTCTCTCCTTGGCAGCTGA